In Streptomyces nojiriensis, the sequence CAGGCGATCGAGCTGCTGCTCGACAAGATGAAGCAGACGAAGTCGAACGCCGAGTTCCTGATGCAGATCGCGAAGACGACCCCGTCGGGCAAGAACGACGACTGACGTCCGGCACGCGCATCACCGCGACAGCCCCCGCCGCACCCGCGGCGGGGGCTGTCGCGCGTACGGGCGCATTTTCGGGGTACGGGCGCACGGGCGGGGCGGCTGCGCCCCGGCTGGGCGGTTAGGGCCGGAATGGAACCCTGCGCGGCGTACGCCCGTCTGTGTCAGCGGGACCGCGGGGTGGACGGCGGGCCGCAGCGACCAGGGGACCGGACACAGGACTGAGGAGAGCATGACCGAGGAGAGCAAGGACCACGGCGGCCGTGCCGCGGCCCGGCGCCGCCGCAAACCGGCGAGGCGCCGCAGGGCCGTCGCCGTCGCCGCCTGGAGCGCCGCGGGGGTGGTCCTGCTGGGGGGAGCGGGCCTCGGCTACTTCTACTTCAAGTTCAACGGCAACCTGAAGACCGTCGACATCGACCAGGCCCTCGGCACCGACCGCCCGCAGAACGTCGACAACGGCTCGATGGACATCCTGGTCCTCGGCTCCGACTCCCGCGGCGGCGCCAACGGCGAGTACGGCCAGGACGACGGCGGCTCCGCCCGCTCCGACACGGCGATGATCATCCACCTGTACGAGGGCCACGAGAAGGCCAGCGTCGTGTCGATACCGCGCGACACCATGATCTCCCGGCCCTCCTGTGCGACGGCGGGCGGGAAGACCGACCCCGGCGGCCAGCGCACCCAGTTCAACGAGGCGTTCACCGTCGGCGGGGCCGCCTGCGCGGTCAAGACCGTCGAGAAGATGTCGGGGATCCGCATGGATCACTACATAGAGGTCGACTTCACCGGCTTCAAGAAGATCATCGACAACCTCGGCGGCGTCGAGGTGACCACCACCAAGCCGATCAAGGACGGGTCCAGCCACCTCGACCTCGCGGCCGGCACCAACAAGCTCGACGGGGAGCAGGCCCTCGGCCTCGTACGCACCCGCAAGAGCGTCGGCGACGGCAGCGACCTGGGCCGAATACAGCTCCAGCAGGCCTTCATCAAGGCACTGATCAAGCAGGTGAAGGGCATCGGGGTCTTC encodes:
- a CDS encoding LCP family protein codes for the protein MTEESKDHGGRAAARRRRKPARRRRAVAVAAWSAAGVVLLGGAGLGYFYFKFNGNLKTVDIDQALGTDRPQNVDNGSMDILVLGSDSRGGANGEYGQDDGGSARSDTAMIIHLYEGHEKASVVSIPRDTMISRPSCATAGGKTDPGGQRTQFNEAFTVGGAACAVKTVEKMSGIRMDHYIEVDFTGFKKIIDNLGGVEVTTTKPIKDGSSHLDLAAGTNKLDGEQALGLVRTRKSVGDGSDLGRIQLQQAFIKALIKQVKGIGVFDNPKKLLGIADSATKAITTDKALGDVKSLMGFAQGLQGIDARDMQMITLPVTTDPRDPNRVAPLTKETKMVWDALLADRPIPAEATVNSSGDKSAAGSIVQ